From Paenibacillus sp. V4I7, one genomic window encodes:
- a CDS encoding ABC transporter substrate-binding protein has translation MKRANKSMLVLLSTALSTGLVLTACSTDKTASPSATAGTGASPAASAAVEKPKGKVTLDFWTHWGSTTRRPIIEKIISDFNGSQDRITVKHTFLPYGDGWTKELAAIAAGNPPDVIIHDISQVAQRASKKQVTNLAPYLAKDNIKDRFFPHLLNAMQYKNEVYALPFVTDTRVLFYNKAVFKEAGLDPEKPPKTWAELEEYSKKIDKINNGKIERLGYHPRLAGGQDVFLNNADGGRPWLDDKGIYINSPARIAALEWYNSWDARLGKKEVDAFKASFGSKTNDPLISGKLAMKIDAGTFWTQIRDFAAKKEDYGIAAVPEYKAGSGNWSVGGGFTIEIPFGAKHPDESWEFLKYMTDVDAQKYWAQYNFDNVSNIKASNDPDLIKDPVYKFTVDNLKSTVLAPVPVTAPDFANLLNPQIDEAILGKQSPKEALDKAQKAIEDLVKQNTK, from the coding sequence ATGAAGAGAGCAAATAAATCCATGTTGGTTCTACTCAGCACAGCGCTCAGCACCGGATTAGTGTTGACTGCATGCAGCACGGATAAAACGGCAAGTCCAAGTGCAACTGCTGGTACTGGTGCAAGTCCAGCTGCAAGTGCCGCGGTAGAGAAACCAAAGGGTAAAGTTACACTGGATTTTTGGACTCATTGGGGTTCTACAACGCGTCGTCCTATTATTGAGAAAATTATTAGTGATTTTAATGGCTCTCAGGACCGCATTACCGTGAAACATACGTTCTTACCTTATGGAGATGGTTGGACGAAGGAACTGGCAGCCATTGCTGCAGGTAATCCGCCCGATGTCATCATTCATGATATTAGCCAGGTTGCCCAACGTGCCAGCAAGAAGCAAGTAACGAATCTTGCGCCTTACTTGGCGAAGGATAACATTAAAGATCGATTTTTCCCGCACTTATTAAATGCGATGCAATATAAAAACGAAGTATATGCGTTGCCTTTTGTAACCGATACTCGCGTATTATTCTACAACAAAGCCGTTTTTAAAGAAGCAGGACTCGATCCAGAGAAACCGCCAAAAACATGGGCTGAGTTGGAAGAGTATTCCAAAAAAATTGATAAAATCAACAACGGTAAAATTGAGCGCTTAGGCTACCATCCTCGTTTGGCAGGAGGGCAAGATGTTTTCCTGAACAATGCCGATGGCGGAAGACCTTGGCTTGATGACAAGGGTATTTATATCAACTCACCAGCCCGAATTGCTGCACTCGAATGGTATAACAGCTGGGATGCCCGTTTAGGCAAAAAGGAAGTTGACGCATTCAAGGCTAGCTTTGGCAGCAAAACAAATGACCCGCTTATCTCTGGTAAATTAGCTATGAAAATTGATGCGGGCACATTCTGGACTCAAATCCGTGACTTTGCTGCTAAGAAAGAAGACTATGGTATTGCTGCAGTGCCTGAATACAAAGCAGGCAGCGGAAACTGGAGCGTCGGTGGAGGCTTTACCATTGAAATTCCGTTTGGCGCTAAACATCCGGATGAAAGCTGGGAGTTCTTGAAGTATATGACGGATGTTGATGCACAGAAATATTGGGCACAATACAACTTCGATAACGTATCCAATATTAAAGCATCTAACGATCCAGATCTGATCAAGGATCCAGTCTACAAGTTTACAGTAGATAACTTAAAAAGTACTGTGCTTGCGCCAGTGCCTGTAACAGCACCTGATTTTGCAAACCTGCTTAATCCACAAATTGATGAGGCGATTCTAGGGAAGCAAAGCCCGAAAGAAGCCTTGGATAAAGCTCAGAAAGCGATTGAAGATTTAGTTAAGCAAAATACAAAGTAA
- a CDS encoding nitronate monooxygenase family protein, with the protein MRIQLKTNLCQLFNIRYPIFLAGMAGGPGTVELAAAVSNAGGLGTLGAAYMEPSAIRKAIREIRELTDAPFGVNLFSIQMTDNNERTKEVQRELNQVRDHLGIRQAGEELVVTPDHFEEQFAVVLEEKVPVISTAFGVLPEPLMRQAKSAGMRIITMVTTVNEAILAEQSGCDAIVAQGSEAGGHRGTFDISNHPMGANIGTFALVPQIVDCVQIPVVAAGGIMDGRGLVAAIVLGAQGVQMGTRFLTAIESGAHVSYQDALLHSTEESTVITKVFSGRPARGVINQFIRQWDASGVEPLPFPTQNTATRDIRNAAASQSNTDYMSLWAGQGTRMLTSGQKAEHIVAETIQQAMSLLSIESEENTQ; encoded by the coding sequence ATGAGAATTCAACTTAAAACAAACCTTTGTCAACTTTTTAATATTCGTTATCCGATCTTCCTCGCGGGCATGGCGGGTGGCCCTGGAACAGTTGAGTTGGCGGCAGCTGTCTCTAATGCTGGCGGACTTGGGACGCTGGGAGCTGCCTATATGGAGCCTAGTGCAATCCGCAAGGCAATTCGGGAGATCCGTGAGCTAACGGATGCGCCATTTGGGGTGAATTTATTTTCAATTCAAATGACTGACAATAATGAAAGAACGAAGGAAGTGCAGCGAGAACTTAACCAGGTAAGAGACCATCTTGGCATAAGACAAGCAGGTGAGGAGCTCGTGGTAACTCCGGACCATTTTGAGGAACAGTTTGCAGTAGTGTTGGAAGAAAAAGTGCCAGTCATTAGTACGGCATTTGGTGTTCTTCCTGAACCCCTAATGCGACAAGCTAAATCGGCTGGCATGCGAATTATCACCATGGTGACCACGGTTAATGAAGCTATCTTGGCCGAGCAGTCCGGTTGTGATGCTATAGTTGCACAAGGAAGCGAAGCGGGGGGGCACCGGGGAACATTCGACATTTCGAATCATCCTATGGGTGCAAACATCGGCACGTTTGCGCTGGTACCGCAAATTGTGGATTGTGTTCAGATTCCAGTCGTTGCCGCTGGAGGAATTATGGATGGTCGTGGGCTTGTCGCCGCCATCGTTCTTGGTGCGCAAGGTGTACAGATGGGAACGCGTTTTTTGACTGCGATTGAATCCGGTGCTCACGTCTCCTACCAGGATGCATTATTGCATAGCACCGAAGAGAGTACTGTCATTACCAAGGTGTTCTCAGGTCGTCCAGCAAGAGGGGTAATCAACCAATTCATCAGACAATGGGATGCAAGTGGCGTAGAGCCACTTCCTTTTCCTACGCAAAATACCGCTACACGGGATATTAGGAATGCTGCCGCTAGTCAAAGCAATACTGACTATATGTCCTTGTGGGCAGGACAAGGTACAAGAATGCTTACGTCTGGACAAAAAGCGGAGCATATCGTTGCTGAAACGATCCAACAGGCGATGTCCCTATTGTCGATCGAAAGTGAAGAGAATACCCAATAG
- a CDS encoding immune inhibitor A domain-containing protein, producing MKKSTLKITRFLLATSLTAGLFTTSSAFAAGSDYSEVLEAPPVDFNIVNDERLAKGLMDRGLLSKSATPEQIAQAVKSYVSAKNNKSVKSKEDTQHDEIDKKSKDFIEKQKTKLFSQLNKGQENFKKGNPNGMPVLEAKQDQYNGPVREDKVLVLLTEFSDFKHNNVIQEPGYMYANDFNRDHYQKLMFGDTDFTLFDGSKIQTFKQYYEEQSGGSYTVDGYVSEWLTVPGQAVQYGDDNPAGGHDNLNPKGPRDLVKDALNAAVATGLNLADYDEFDLYDLDGDGDQNEPDGLVDHLMIIHAGTGQEAGGGQLGDNAIWSHRWTLNGVYPIAGTTAEVDYWGGRMAAYDYTIQPEDGAVGVFAHEFGHDLGLPDEYDTQYTGQGEPVASWSIMSGGSWNGKIAGTTPSSFSPQNKEFFQKTMGGNWANISEIDAADITKLGTAAIIDQSVTKSKNPGIVKVNLPDKAVPGIQPAFGARYYYSTKGDNLHTTLSTPEFDLTQAQTAAFDFKTLYDVEFDYDYLTVTAATYNEQVTLDVIGDNDTNGDARAESTNGAWVDKSYDLSQFAGKKVTLHFDYVTDGGLALDGFAMDNAKLTVNGQVVFSDDAEGASQFSLDGFVVSNGMELKKHYYYLEWRNYTGADKALAYSRGVKYNTGLLVWYADDSYLDNWVGIHPGQGFLGVVDSHSDALVFQKDGQDSVAQTTRYQVADAAFSLDKTPSWYINNPTRGEYNYKSLQGVEEFSDSKSYMNSLIPDAGRLVPNYGLKFKVVGEAKDNSAGLVWIHK from the coding sequence TTGAAAAAAAGCACCTTGAAAATCACTAGATTTTTACTAGCAACGAGTTTAACAGCAGGACTTTTCACAACATCATCTGCATTCGCAGCAGGATCCGACTACTCAGAGGTACTTGAAGCACCGCCGGTAGATTTTAATATTGTAAACGATGAGCGTTTGGCAAAAGGGTTGATGGACAGAGGGCTGTTAAGCAAAAGTGCTACGCCTGAACAGATAGCCCAAGCCGTCAAATCATACGTATCAGCTAAAAACAATAAAAGTGTTAAATCAAAAGAAGACACACAGCATGATGAAATAGACAAAAAGTCAAAGGATTTTATAGAGAAGCAGAAAACGAAGTTATTTTCTCAACTGAACAAAGGCCAAGAGAACTTCAAAAAAGGGAATCCAAATGGCATGCCCGTTCTAGAAGCCAAACAGGATCAATACAACGGTCCAGTTCGTGAAGATAAAGTACTCGTTCTTTTAACTGAATTTTCCGACTTCAAACACAACAACGTCATACAAGAGCCTGGTTACATGTACGCAAACGATTTCAACCGTGATCATTATCAGAAGCTTATGTTTGGAGATACAGATTTCACCTTATTTGATGGTTCTAAGATCCAAACCTTTAAACAGTACTATGAAGAACAGTCCGGTGGCAGTTATACCGTAGACGGATACGTATCCGAATGGTTAACCGTTCCTGGTCAAGCTGTTCAGTACGGAGATGATAACCCTGCTGGCGGTCATGATAACTTAAACCCTAAGGGTCCTCGTGATCTTGTGAAGGACGCTCTGAATGCGGCAGTAGCAACGGGCCTTAATCTGGCTGATTACGACGAGTTTGATTTATATGATTTAGATGGGGATGGCGATCAAAACGAACCCGATGGTCTGGTTGACCACCTTATGATTATTCATGCGGGTACGGGTCAAGAAGCTGGCGGCGGACAATTAGGCGATAATGCCATTTGGTCTCACCGTTGGACTCTAAATGGTGTGTATCCTATTGCTGGCACAACTGCGGAGGTCGACTATTGGGGTGGCCGTATGGCAGCTTATGACTATACCATTCAGCCTGAAGATGGTGCAGTAGGTGTTTTTGCTCACGAATTCGGTCATGACTTAGGACTGCCAGATGAGTACGATACCCAGTATACCGGACAAGGTGAGCCCGTTGCTTCTTGGTCCATCATGAGCGGCGGTAGCTGGAACGGTAAAATCGCCGGTACTACACCTAGCTCTTTTTCTCCTCAAAATAAAGAGTTTTTCCAGAAAACAATGGGCGGAAACTGGGCAAATATAAGTGAAATAGATGCCGCAGACATTACGAAGTTAGGTACGGCTGCCATCATTGACCAAAGTGTAACGAAGTCGAAAAACCCAGGTATTGTTAAAGTCAATTTGCCGGATAAAGCCGTTCCTGGTATTCAACCCGCATTCGGTGCACGCTATTATTACAGTACAAAAGGCGATAACCTTCATACAACACTTTCAACTCCTGAGTTTGATTTAACCCAAGCGCAAACGGCTGCATTTGATTTTAAAACCCTGTATGATGTCGAGTTTGACTATGATTACTTAACTGTTACAGCAGCGACCTATAATGAACAAGTTACCCTCGATGTCATTGGTGACAATGATACGAACGGCGACGCACGGGCAGAATCTACAAACGGAGCTTGGGTAGACAAGTCCTATGATTTAAGCCAATTCGCCGGCAAAAAAGTGACCCTCCACTTTGACTACGTCACGGATGGAGGACTAGCATTAGATGGTTTTGCCATGGATAATGCGAAATTAACCGTAAATGGTCAAGTTGTATTCTCAGACGATGCCGAAGGCGCTTCTCAATTTAGCTTGGACGGCTTCGTAGTATCGAATGGTATGGAACTGAAGAAGCACTATTACTATCTGGAATGGAGAAACTACACTGGAGCCGATAAAGCTCTTGCCTACAGCCGTGGTGTCAAATATAATACCGGACTTCTCGTTTGGTATGCAGATGACAGTTATCTAGACAACTGGGTCGGTATCCATCCAGGTCAAGGATTCCTTGGCGTAGTCGATTCTCATTCTGACGCTTTAGTATTCCAAAAGGATGGACAGGATTCCGTCGCGCAAACGACACGTTATCAAGTTGCGGATGCTGCCTTCTCCTTGGACAAGACGCCTTCATGGTACATCAACAACCCAACCAGAGGCGAGTACAATTATAAATCCTTGCAAGGTGTTGAGGAATTCTCAGATTCCAAGAGCTATATGAACTCATTAATTCCAGACGCCGGACGCCTTGTACCGAATTATGGATTGAAATTCAAAGTCGTTGGCGAAGCGAAAGATAATTCTGCTGGATTAGTTTGGATTCATAAATAA
- a CDS encoding glycerophosphodiester phosphodiesterase: protein MANRFPLITAHCGSMNTIDHTLDSVETGLRFGADVVEEDVRVTKDGIPVLAHNDEWVTVDGLKLSISQMTFEELRELQYEVTHGEHRETIQICRLEDMLPLIQASGKVVNLDLKVDESIEPIAALVKKYGMLEQAFLSGCEMDRAMLAERSNPEMRKLLNTNHDLFRILPYRDAMVKTCEEALAASCFGINIHYSIVRQELMDYTTSLGLPVYVWTVNEEELMRQYADLGVASITTRNVAALVQLKQKMRGERS, encoded by the coding sequence ATGGCTAATCGATTTCCGCTCATAACTGCTCACTGCGGCAGCATGAACACGATTGATCATACGCTTGATTCTGTGGAAACGGGGCTTAGGTTCGGTGCAGATGTGGTGGAGGAGGACGTTAGAGTCACGAAGGACGGCATTCCGGTTCTAGCTCATAATGATGAATGGGTTACTGTTGATGGGTTGAAATTGTCCATTTCGCAAATGACCTTTGAAGAATTAAGAGAGCTTCAGTACGAGGTCACTCACGGGGAACATCGTGAAACGATTCAAATCTGCAGACTGGAAGATATGCTGCCGCTTATCCAAGCTTCGGGCAAAGTCGTGAACTTGGATTTGAAAGTGGACGAGAGTATCGAACCTATCGCTGCTTTGGTGAAGAAATACGGTATGTTAGAGCAAGCTTTTCTATCCGGCTGTGAGATGGATCGTGCGATGCTAGCAGAGAGATCGAACCCCGAAATGCGGAAACTGCTGAATACCAACCACGACCTGTTTAGAATACTTCCCTATAGAGATGCTATGGTAAAAACCTGCGAGGAAGCACTTGCAGCCTCCTGCTTTGGCATCAACATCCATTACAGCATCGTGCGCCAAGAGTTAATGGATTACACAACATCCCTAGGGCTCCCGGTTTATGTATGGACTGTGAATGAAGAAGAGTTAATGCGTCAATATGCAGATTTAGGCGTTGCATCTATAACCACACGAAATGTTGCAGCTCTGGTGCAATTGAAGCAAAAAATGCGTGGTGAGCGTTCATGA
- a CDS encoding CehA/McbA family metallohydrolase, with protein MPWIACELHSHTFHSDGKQTLMELAIGAKALGFECIALTDHNTMTGLNDKDAVEQETGISIISGMEWTTFYGHMVTLGLTHFADWRPVGPDDIHKGIADVHRSGGIVGMAHPYRIGSPICTGCFWEFNIEDWNDMDYIEVW; from the coding sequence TGTGAATTACACAGTCATACTTTCCATAGCGACGGAAAACAAACACTCATGGAGCTTGCTATTGGTGCAAAGGCGCTTGGTTTCGAGTGTATCGCGCTGACCGATCACAATACCATGACAGGTTTAAATGATAAAGATGCTGTGGAACAGGAAACCGGAATTTCGATCATTTCCGGGATGGAATGGACAACCTTTTATGGCCATATGGTTACGTTAGGACTGACCCATTTTGCTGATTGGCGCCCGGTGGGCCCAGACGATATCCATAAAGGGATTGCTGATGTTCATAGGAGCGGGGGGATTGTCGGTATGGCACATCCTTATCGCATAGGAAGTCCAATTTGTACGGGCTGCTTCTGGGAATTCAATATTGAGGATTGGAACGATATGGACTATATCGAGGTTTGGTAA